From the genome of Ignavibacteriales bacterium, one region includes:
- a CDS encoding tetratricopeptide repeat protein: protein MLKPQKKISRREIKEDKLVTKYFEARQWIDENTKILSYVGIGIAGLVIIGFLWSKSRADSNLKATAMLAKVTPYYDEGRYDLAINGVPQEGTQGLQAVVDEHGSTQAGEIAKLYLANSYFALKSYDKALNTYDDISVSDKMITASAYAGMAACYEAKSDFSHAASYFEKAASKNMTVMQGPENLQRSATNYAAAGKKEKAIELLQTLKKEFPTSPYARDVERLIAEYSV from the coding sequence ATGCTTAAACCGCAGAAAAAAATTTCCAGAAGAGAAATCAAAGAAGATAAACTCGTAACCAAGTATTTTGAAGCACGCCAATGGATAGATGAAAACACCAAGATCCTTTCCTATGTTGGAATCGGGATTGCAGGCCTGGTGATCATCGGTTTCCTCTGGAGTAAAAGCCGGGCTGATTCAAATCTCAAGGCAACAGCCATGCTCGCGAAGGTAACGCCGTACTATGACGAAGGAAGATATGATCTTGCTATCAACGGTGTTCCGCAGGAAGGTACTCAGGGATTGCAGGCTGTGGTAGATGAACATGGCAGTACGCAGGCAGGTGAAATTGCAAAGCTCTATTTAGCAAATTCCTACTTCGCACTGAAGAGTTATGATAAAGCTCTGAACACGTATGATGATATCAGTGTATCTGATAAGATGATCACGGCCTCTGCGTATGCAGGAATGGCGGCTTGTTATGAAGCGAAAAGCGATTTCAGCCATGCAGCTTCTTATTTTGAAAAAGCGGCATCGAAAAATATGACGGTTATGCAGGGACCGGAAAATTTGCAGAGATCTGCGACAAACTATGCAGCGGCTGGGAAGAAGGAAAAAGCCATCGAACTTCTTCAGACCCTAAAAAAAGAATTTCCTACTTCGCCGTATGCCCGCGATGTTGAACGTCTCATAGCTGAATACAGCGTATAG
- a CDS encoding SpoIIE family protein phosphatase: protein MVNISSIKRLAMLVIPAILLPLVFTFDVIRATVEFDNASITILREFFVLGSFTLIGLFIEKRRAMSQRNAPREIGRVFFAVVISLIISAIVSFIQPHQLSEGGSFRIHQSALVLLASTLIALVLGVLSLYLLVIIHDLVLFKRRKTTWRNYFIYLFLLFAACAADFPFLLPEGNIVASIFFSLTMMFIVVNSFKQNWIMYLSRREKKYSIVYSILLFTALVLLDIYLVSGSDNNNAIISYSRPLHTFIRLNAFFGTVYFGVTFISTLFHLPTAEVFERKQSELISLHNLSRLVTQVFDFNDLLNTVTQMTSEVCGARSVWLELFSLNDNTGEMSVEVVAKRNITQQEIDLIATDDGTQLQRYLMDSHKALLIEDIWADRRTKHLKAKGFARGSLLTVPLLSHGKLIGVLHATKDFQNAFDQDDIDVMTTFADHVSIAIENSRLISKSIERERLHQEMMVAQRMQKRLLPQSLPNLSSAEFAAVSESSLEVGGDYYDIITLPDKRIGIVVGDVSGKGVSAAFYMAEVKGIVMSLSKICATPRELLSCANDTLMETLEKNMFISAIYGVLDVRNATLTLARAGHCPVIYISHNSVELIRSTGIGLGLTGREQFDHATEERTMKLQPGDICIFYTDGITESRNAEMEEYGYERLMQIASTCTDCSANEMKEMILQSVRTFIGQGTYNDDVTLIVLKWLGNS from the coding sequence ATGGTTAATATCTCCTCGATAAAAAGATTAGCAATGCTGGTTATCCCGGCAATTCTTTTACCGCTCGTATTTACATTCGATGTTATACGCGCCACAGTTGAGTTCGATAATGCCAGCATCACCATCTTGCGTGAGTTCTTCGTTCTTGGATCGTTCACACTGATCGGTCTGTTTATCGAAAAACGACGAGCGATGTCGCAGCGCAATGCTCCAAGAGAAATTGGACGTGTTTTTTTTGCAGTCGTTATTTCATTGATAATATCAGCAATTGTTTCATTCATTCAGCCTCATCAACTCTCAGAAGGGGGATCATTCCGCATTCACCAATCGGCGCTGGTATTACTTGCTTCAACTCTTATTGCGTTGGTGCTTGGAGTGCTCTCGTTGTATTTGCTCGTCATCATCCACGATCTCGTACTCTTCAAACGCCGCAAAACGACCTGGCGAAATTATTTTATCTATCTCTTCCTTCTCTTTGCGGCTTGCGCTGCCGATTTCCCTTTTCTTCTGCCGGAAGGCAATATCGTAGCTTCTATATTCTTTTCACTGACCATGATGTTTATCGTCGTGAATTCGTTCAAGCAAAATTGGATTATGTATCTTTCGAGGCGCGAAAAAAAATATTCTATTGTCTATTCAATTTTACTTTTTACCGCTCTTGTCCTATTAGATATCTATCTCGTGAGCGGTTCAGACAACAACAATGCAATTATTTCCTACAGCCGGCCTTTACATACATTCATTCGATTAAATGCCTTCTTCGGAACAGTCTATTTCGGTGTAACGTTCATCAGTACGCTTTTCCATTTACCGACAGCGGAAGTTTTCGAGCGGAAACAGTCGGAGTTGATATCGCTGCATAACTTGAGTCGCTTAGTGACCCAGGTGTTTGATTTCAATGACCTGTTAAACACTGTTACGCAAATGACATCGGAAGTGTGCGGTGCCCGCAGTGTCTGGTTGGAATTATTTTCTCTGAACGATAACACAGGAGAGATGTCTGTGGAAGTAGTTGCGAAGCGTAACATTACTCAGCAGGAAATCGATCTCATAGCAACGGATGATGGAACGCAATTACAGCGATATCTTATGGATTCGCATAAAGCACTGCTCATTGAAGATATCTGGGCGGATCGGCGGACGAAACATCTGAAAGCAAAGGGCTTTGCACGCGGTTCTTTGCTTACTGTTCCGCTTCTTTCCCATGGAAAACTTATAGGTGTTTTGCATGCAACGAAAGATTTTCAGAACGCATTTGATCAAGACGATATAGATGTGATGACAACATTTGCCGATCACGTCAGCATTGCGATTGAAAATTCACGTTTGATCTCCAAATCTATCGAGCGAGAGCGCCTGCATCAAGAAATGATGGTGGCACAGCGGATGCAGAAGCGATTACTTCCTCAATCACTGCCAAACTTGTCATCGGCAGAATTTGCAGCAGTGTCGGAGTCTTCGTTGGAAGTTGGTGGAGATTATTACGATATCATTACTCTTCCCGATAAGCGAATAGGAATTGTCGTTGGCGATGTGTCAGGGAAAGGTGTCTCTGCCGCGTTTTACATGGCAGAAGTAAAGGGAATCGTGATGTCGTTGAGCAAAATCTGCGCGACACCGCGGGAATTACTTTCGTGTGCAAATGACACGCTTATGGAAACTTTGGAAAAGAATATGTTTATTAGTGCAATATACGGCGTGCTCGATGTTCGGAATGCAACACTCACACTTGCGCGTGCCGGGCACTGTCCGGTGATTTATATTTCGCATAATTCGGTTGAATTAATACGATCAACCGGTATCGGTTTGGGATTGACAGGTCGCGAACAGTTTGACCACGCGACAGAAGAACGAACCATGAAACTTCAACCCGGCGATATTTGCATTTTTTACACTGATGGCATTACCGAATCGCGTAATGCAGAGATGGAAGAATACGGCTATGAGCGGTTGATGCAAATAGCAAGTACGTGCACGGATTGTTCAGCAAATGAAATGAAAGAAATGATTTTACAGAGTGTCCGAACTTTTATAGGGCAAGGAACGTATAATGATGACGTAACACTCATTGTGCTGAAGTGGTTAGGAAATTCGTAA
- a CDS encoding STAS domain-containing protein → MIDFKIHQRDNADVSVIELKGYLDAHTAPDLETAFQKLMTENKFNIVVNCRDLSYISSAGLGVFMAYVEDVRKNKGDIKLTNMTPKVYNVFDLLGFPILYEIYKDEQEAVVRFHEAKK, encoded by the coding sequence ATGATTGATTTTAAAATCCACCAACGGGACAACGCGGACGTCAGCGTGATTGAACTCAAGGGCTACCTTGATGCTCACACTGCGCCTGATCTCGAAACTGCTTTTCAAAAGCTGATGACGGAAAATAAGTTTAATATCGTGGTGAATTGCCGCGATCTTTCGTACATCAGCAGCGCCGGTTTGGGAGTGTTTATGGCGTATGTCGAGGATGTGCGTAAGAATAAAGGAGACATCAAGTTGACGAATATGACGCCAAAGGTGTACAACGTATTTGACTTGCTGGGTTTTCCAATCTTATACGAAATATATAAGGATGAACAAGAAGCAGTCGTACGGTTTCATGAAGCAAAGAAATAA